In Acipenser ruthenus chromosome 16, fAciRut3.2 maternal haplotype, whole genome shotgun sequence, the following proteins share a genomic window:
- the LOC131697656 gene encoding uncharacterized protein LOC131697656 gives MIQMGEAIVMEQFCHVVGAETQAWVRRHNPTTLEQAVALAENFEDSLVSARTTLLDCPPPSAAKGPPSNPSPGPRPVRSPAPLQWRQRLAPSWGRMVPPALLSYQQRDKYVPPLPSAPPVCFRCQQPGHIARYCPAAMECDVAACHLASETGRKWGNGREGPCMVDVVLGNVNTHALVDTGCEQTLIRTALLGGMSWQPQGQVAISCIHGDTATYPTLKVYLSVGPIKRHLVVGVAEKLPHPVILGRDWSQYKDLIKISAVSTTRLDTADPRGREVIGNVFPFHTELFSSLFRPRKTRKERRKEKWEGASIRHGWGLAGEGADGPKRQSNGVGTQCDRASEVSLFGRGLTGSQKAGGVASRTRALTGRSGNTSEEREPGSAGFLPRCFYSQIKGTD, from the exons ATGattcagatgggggaggccattgtgatggaacaattctgccatgtggtcggggctgaGACGCAGGCGTGGGTACGCCGGCATAACCCCACAACGCTGGAGCAGGCCGTGGCGTTAGCCGAAaatttcgaggactccctggtgtccgctcgaaccaccctgctggactgcccccctccctccgctGCCAAAGGACCACCATCGAACCCTTCCCCCGGACCCAGGCCCGTCAGATCACCGGCCCCCTTAcaatggaggcagaggttggcccccagctggggtagaatggttccccctgccctgctgtcataccagcagcgggacaaatatgtaccgcccttaccctctgccccacccgtctgttttaggtgccagcagccgggacacattgccagatactgcccggcggccatggagtgcgacgtggctgcgtgtcacctggcatctgagacaggtaggaaatggggaaatggtcgggagggcccgtgtatggttgatgttgtattggggaatgtgaacacccatgcgttagtggacacagggtgtgagcaaactttaattcgaacagctctccttggcggtatgtcgtggcagccacaaggccaggtggcaatctcctgtatccatggggatacggcaacataccccactctaaaagtatatttatcggtaggcccgataaagcgccacctagtagtgggggtggccgaaaagttgccacatccagttattctgggtcgagactggtcgcaatataaagatttaataaaaatatcGGCAGTCTCGACCACACGTTTAGACACGGCAGACCCCCGGGGAAGGGAagtaattggtaatgtttttcctttccatacagagctgttttcttcactttttcgtcctagaaaaacacgtaaggagagacggaaggaaaagtgggagggcgcatcgataagacacggttggggtctggcgggagaaggtgctgatggtcccaaacgtcaATCGAacggagtcggaacgcagtgtgaccgggcgagcgag gtgtcactgttTGGGAGaggccttaccggatcccagaaagccggcggagtggcgtccagaacgag agcactaacgggacgctccgggaatacgtCAGAGGAGcgcgaacccggaagtgctggattTTTACCCCGTTGTTTTTATTCCCAGATCAAAGGGACGGATtga